Proteins encoded within one genomic window of Solenopsis invicta isolate M01_SB chromosome 10, UNIL_Sinv_3.0, whole genome shotgun sequence:
- the LOC105203215 gene encoding uncharacterized protein LOC105203215 isoform X2 — MFRCYICSTFLCFDNKSLLNHYKEFHPLLKIYRCNDNNCSRSFAIFDSFKKHRYNKHLSETNITYNNQTIKQYDQNADFIDAIDKVLTVGTNQRIQHYEDKKCENVEYIIDPIQIKSDSDIETDLEDDLFFDIPQNDGHTSEATNVKFEEHKEIINFTSKLYTYLDVPRVRVNDIVRSTGNLIDNYLLLLEKHLLNRLETFNLSLDSISAIKEVFADFSDPFTDCKSEWRFFKLLKCYDTFILPEQYLIGEREEFREKNGVNIIQSISVYAQFIPLRKVFQKIFEIPNLFDETLRYYQSLRSNNNIIENFVQGSLWEEISSHFIGKIVYPIF, encoded by the coding sequence attaaaaatatatagatgtaaCGATAATAATTGCAGCAGATCTTTTGCtatatttgattcttttaagaaacatagatataacaaacatttatcagagactaatattacatataataaccAAACTATAAAACAATATGATCAAAACGCGGATTTTATAGATGCAATAGATAAAGTCTTAACAGTGGGAACAAATCAACGTATACAACATTATGaagataaaaaatgtgaaaatgtgGAGTATATAATAGATCCCATACAAATTAAGTCTGATTCTGATATTGAAACTGATTTAGAAGACGATTTATTTTTCGACATTCCACAAAACGATGGCCACACTAGTGAAGCGACAAACGTAAAATTTGAGgaacataaagaaattattaatttcacaagTAAATTATACACTTATTTAGACGTACCTCGTGTTAGGGTAAATGATATTGTGAGAAGTACAGGAAATCTCATCgacaattatttacttttactagaaaaacatttattaaatcgacttgaaacttttaatttaagtttagatTCAATATCTGCTATTAAAGAAGTATTCGCAGATTTTAGTGATCCTTTCACGGATTGTAAAAGCGAATGgcgtttttttaaattgttaaaatgctATGATACATTTATACTTCCTGAACAATATTTAAtcggagaaagagaagaattccGAGAAAAGAATGgcgtaaatattattcaaagtatttCAGTGTATGCACAGTTTATTCCTCTTcgcaaagtttttcaaaaaatatttgaaatcccAAATCTTTTTGACGAAACATTAAGATATTACCAATCGCTGAGatcaaataacaatattatagaaaattttgttcAGGGATCTCTTTGGGAAGAGATAAGTTCGCATTTCATAGGAAAGATTGTTTatcctattttttaa
- the LOC105203215 gene encoding uncharacterized protein LOC105203215 isoform X1: MQSKLENIFLFFLFNSLDRQMFGNRSVFQKAIDELHYLQTEGITIKHKDGNKQVYFVLSLVVGDNLSVHSIFGFVESFNATFFCRFCLINRKCICDFLDERMCILRNVDNYTSLLALKDVSKSGIVSQCVFNDLDYFHVTKNLGVDVMHDILEGVCRYDLALFLNYFIAKKYLTLIDVNTRIRSFRYSHKHNINKPVEITEQNLKNKAIIMSSAEMLLLVRHFCLIIGSFIPQEDECWQLVILLKQIIDITTSSRVHCETYHLLDTIINEYLTLLNNQFPGKIKPKHHFLIHYARIMKLVGVLWKTNCMRYEGKHKEEKKTSQATNSRANISRTIAIKHQLLLNYRLQYNISSCHLLTLGPVAQKNVREIPFVNNCITPFQVEFNILIAKWICYNNNIINKRAIIVTFNEEGVDFYFVHTIIINKEQNDFVILTKRMLQCYLDEHVQSYKIYDNTCFEWVYLTKKNLFNSVVTHCVRLSESEIYMVKKWF, translated from the coding sequence ATGCAATCAAAGTTAGAGAATATCTTtctgttctttttatttaactcaCTTGATCGACAAATGTTTGGCAATAGAAGTGTTTTTCAAAAAGCAATTGACGAGTTGCATTACCTACAAACAGAAGGTATAACAATTAAACATAAAGATGGAAACAAGCaagtatattttgttttgtcTTTAGTCGTGGGAGACAATTTGAGTGTTCATTCTATTTTTGGTTTCGTGGAAAGTTTCAATGCTACATTTTTTTGTCGATTCTGtctaattaatagaaaatgtatttgTGATTTCTTAGATGAACGTATGTGCATTCTCCGTAATGTAGATAATTATACTTCACTTTTGGCATTAAAGGATGTGAGTAAATCTGGTATAGTTAGTCAGTGTGTGTTCAATGATTTAGATTATTTTcacgttacaaaaaatttaggTGTAGATGTTATGCATGACATTTTAGAAGGTGTATGCAGATACGATTTGGcgttatttctaaattattttattgctaagAAATACTTAACTTTAATAGATGTTAATACTAGAATAAGATCATTTCGATACAGTCacaaacataatattaataaacctGTGGAAATCACAgaacaaaacttaaaaaataaagcaatcaTAATGAGTTCTGCCGAAATGTTGTTATTAGTAaggcatttttgtttaattatcggCTCTTTTATTCCACAGGAAGACGAATGTTGGCAGCTTGTTATTCTTTTAAAGCAAATAATCGACATTACAACTAGTTCAAGAGTTCATTGTGAAACGTATCATTTATTAGacactattattaatgaatatttaactttattaaataaccAATTCCCAGGCAAGATAAAACCGAAACATcactttttaattcattatgcTCGAATAATGAAGCTTGTCGGTGTATTATGGAAAACTAATTGTATGCGATACGAAGGTAaacataaagaagaaaaaaaaacatcccAAGCTACAAATAGTCGAGCAAATATTTCAAGAACAATAGCTATAAAACACCAACTGCTTTTAAACTACAggttgcaatataatatttcatcctGCCATTTGTTAACTCTTGGACCAGTTGCCCAAAAGAATGTACGCGAAATAccttttgttaataattgtattacacCTTTTCAAGtagaatttaacatattaattgcTAAGTGGATATGttacaacaataatattattaacaaaagagCCATTATCGTTACATTCAACGAAGAAGgagtagatttttattttgtgcacactattattattaataaagaacaaaatgactttgttattttaactaaaagaaTGTTACAGTGCTATCTAGATGAACATGTACAATCctacaaaatttatgataatactTGTTTTGAGTGGGTTTATTTAACtaagaagaatttatttaattctgttgTAACACATTGCGTTAGGCTTAGTGAAAGCGAAATTTATATggttaaaaaatggttttaa